Within the Nocardioides aurantiacus genome, the region CGCGACCTCACCCGGCTGCTGCCCGGCACCGCGCGGACGATGCGGCGGATGGAGAAGATCACCGGCCGCACCGACGACATGATCATCCTGCGCGGGGTCAACCTGTTCCCGACCCAGGTCGAGGAGCTGATCCTCTCGGCCACCACGGAGCTCTCGCCGCACTTCCAGTGCGTGCTCGAGCGCGAGGGCCACCTCGACTTCATGACCGTGGTGGTGGAGCGGCGCGAGACCGCCGGCGACGAGGCGGCCCGGTCGGCCGGCGTACGCCTGCAGCACCTCGTGAAGAGCTCGATCGGCGTCTCCGTCGGGGTCCACGTCGTCGACCCCGGGACGATCGAGCGCTCGGTCGGCAAGATGAAGCGCATCGTCGACGCCCGCGCGCCGCGCTGAGGCCTTTGCTGACCGACCGGTCAGGAATAGACTCGCCACCAGTCCCTCCTGGAGGTCCGCATGAGCACCACCGCACCCGACGCGACCGCGCCCGACGAGACCGCGCTCGTCGAGCAGTTCGAGCAGGTCCTCGCCCGCCACGACCGGATCGAGCCGCGCGACTGGATGCCGGAGAAGTACCGCGCCACCCTGGTGCGCCAGATCGCCCAGCACGCGCACTCCGAGATCATCGGGATGCAGCCCGAGGGCAACTGGATCACCCGTGCACCGTCGCTGCGCCGCAAGGCGATCCTCCTGGCCAAGGTGCAGGACGAGGCCGGCCACGGGCTCTACCTCTACTCGGCGTGCGAGACGCTCGGCGTCTCGCGCCAGGAGCTGACCGAGAAGCTGGTCTCGGGCCAGCAGAAGTACTCCTCGATCTTCAACTACCCGACGCTGTCGTACGCCGACGTCGGCACCATCGGATGGCTCGTCGACGGCGCGGCCATCGCCAACCAGGTGCCGCTGTGCCGCACGTCGTACGGCCCCTACGGCCGGTCGATGATCCGGATCTGCAAGGAGGAGTCCTTCCACCAGCGGCAGGGCTACGAGCTGCTGATGACGATGATGCGCGGGAGCGACGCCCAGCGCGCCATGGTCCAGGAGTCGGTCGACCGGTTCTGGTGGCCCGCGCTGATGATGTTCGGCCCGCCCGACGACGACTCGCCCAACACCGCGCAGTCGATGGCGTGGGGGATCAAGCGCGACACCAACGACGAGCTGCGCCAGAAGTTCGTCGACATGAGCGTCCCGCAGGCCGAGCGGCTCGGCGTCACCCTGCCCGACCCCGACCTCGTCTGGAACGCCGAGCGCGGCCACCACGACTTCGGCCAGCCCGACTGGGAGGAGTTCCGCGCCGTGGTCACGGGCGCCGGCCCCTGCAACGCCCAGCGGATCGCGCACCGCCGTCGCGCCCACGAGGACGGCGCCTGGGTCCGCGACGCCGCCACCGCCTTCGCCGCCCGCTCGTCGGCCGAGCCCGTCGAGACCCGCGAGGCCCGCGCATGACCGGCCCGGGTGAGGGAGGCGAGGACTTCGCCGCCGAGGGCGGGCACGGCGCCGTGCCGCTCGAGGGCGTGCCCACCGCGCTGGGGGAGACCCCGCGCGGCGAGTGGCCGCTCTACGAGGTGTTCGTGCGCGGCAAGCGCGGCCTCAACCACGTGCACGTCGGGTCGCTGCACGCCGCCGACGACGAGATGGCGCTGCGCCACGCCCGCGACGTCTACACCCGCCGCAACGAGGGCGTCAGCATCTGGGCGGTCCGCGCCGACCGGATCGCGGCGTCGAGCCCCGACGAGAAGGACCCGCTGTTCGCCCCCGCCGGCGACAAGGTCTACCGGCACCCGACGTTCTACGCCGTCCCCGACGACGTCCCCCACATGTGAGCGGGCGGCGACGATGAGCGAGCACGAGAGCGTGTACGACGGCCTGCTGGGCGGCGACGACTCGCAGTGGGCCTTCGGCACCTCCTTCGAGGACCCCCTGGCCGGGGTGGACACCACCGTCCCCGACGGCGTCGACGCGGGCGCGCTCGCGGCGTACTGCCTGATGCTCGGCGACGACGCGCTCGTCCACTCCCACCGGCTCTCCCAGTGGGCCAGCAACGCGCCCGACCTGGAGGAGGACATCGCGCTGTCCAACGTCGCGCTCGACCTCCTCGGCCAGGCGCGGCTGCTGCTGGCCCGGGCCGCCGCCGCCGACCCGGACCTGGTGCCCGCCCTGCCGGAGGGCTCGCCGGTCCCGCCCGAGGACGCGCTGGCGTTCTTCCGCGACGAGGCGGCGTTCCGCAACGTGCGGCTCGCCGAGCAGGAGAACGGCGACTTCGCGGCGACCGTGGTGCGGCTGCTGCTGCTCTCCAGCCACCGGCTCGCGCTGCTGCAGCGGCTGGTGGCCAGCAGCGACCAGGTGCTCGCGGCGATCGCCGCCAAGGGCGTCAAGGAGCTGACCTACCACCGCGACTACGCCGGGCGCTGGTTCCTGACGCTGGCGCAGGGCACCGCGGAGTCGCGCCGCCGGTTGCTGGCGGGCCTCGCGCTGGTCTGGCCGCTGCGGGCCGAGCTGGCCCGCACCCACCCCGTCGAGCGCCTCGTCGCCGAGCAGGGCGTCGGCGTCGACCCGGCATCGGTGACCGACGAGGTCGACGTGCTGCTCGAGCAGGTGTTCTCGGTCAGCGGGGTCGAGCGCCCCGGGCTGCCGGCCACCGGGACCGTGGCCGGTGGCGCCGGCCGGGAGGGCCGCCACAGCGAGGCGATGGGGCGGCTGCTCGCCGAAATGCAGGTCGTCGCCCGCGCCCACCCGACGGGACTCTGGTGACCACCGCGACCCGATCCGACGTCGGTGACCTCGCGCGCTCGGTCACGGACCCGGAGATGCCGATGCTCACCCTCGAGGACCTGGGCGTGCTGCGCGACGTCGCCGTCGAGGACGGCGGGCGGGTGGTCCTCACCATCACGCCGACCTACTCCGGGTGCCCGGCCATGGCCACGATGCGCGACGACCTGGTGCACGTGCTGCACGACGCCGGCCACGACCGCGTCGAGGTCCGCGTCCGCCTGCACCCGGCCTGGTCGAGCGACTGGATCACCGAGCGCGGCCGGCAGGCGCTGCGTGACCACGGCCTCTCGGCGCCCGGCCCGGCGCCGCGCCACGACGGCCCGGTGCCGCTGACGCTGCTGCCCGTGCGCCGCGACCTGGCCTGTCCGCGCTGCGGCTCCGACGCGGTCGCGCTGACCTCGGAGTTCGGCCCGACGGCGTGCAAGGCGATGTACCGCTGCACCTCGTGCGCGGAGCCCTTCGAGCACGTCAAGGAGATCTGAGATGACCTCGGTCCGGGTCCGCGCGCGGTTCCACGAGCTCCGGGTGGCCGCCGTCGAGCGCCTCACCGACGACGCCGCCGCGATCACCTTCGAGGTGCCCGAGGAGCTGCGCGCGGCGTACGCCTTCGAGGCCGGCCAGTCGCTGACGCTGCGGCGCACGGTCGAGGGCCAGGAGCACCGCCGCTCCTACTCCATCTGCGCCCCCGCGGGCGCCCGGCCCCGCGTCGGGGTGCGCGAGGTCCCCGACGGGCTGTTCTCCCGCTGGCTGGTCCGCGAGCTGCGGGTCGGCGACGTGGTCGAGGTGCAGACGCCGACGGGGAGCTTCCGGGCCGACCCCGCCACCCCCGGCCGCCACCTGTGCATCGCCGCGGGCTCGGGCATCACCCCGATGCTCTCGATCGCCAGCTCGGTGCTGGCGCACCCCGAGAGCCGGGTGACGCTGCTCTACGGCAACCGCACCACCGGCTCGGTGATGTTCGCCGAGGAGCTGGCCGACCTGAAGAACCGCCACGGCGCTCAGCTCGACCTGGTCCACGTGCTCTCCCGCGAGCCCCGCGACGTGGAGCTGTTCTCGGGCCGGCTCGACGCCCAGCGGCTGCGCACGCTGCTGACGGTGCTGGTGCCCGTCGACGACCTCGACCACGTCTGGCTGTGCGGTCCCTTCGGGATGGTCGCCGACGCCCGGGCCGTGCTGGAGGAGCTCGGCGTGCCTGCCGACCGGGTGCACGTCGAGCTGTTCTACGTCGACGAGCCGCCGCCCGAGCTCGAGCGCCCCGACGCCGTCGTGGAGGGGGAGACCAGCGAGGTCACCGTCGTGCTCGACGGCCGCTCGACGACCGCCCCGATGAGCACGGGCGCCAGCGTCCTGGACGGCGCCGCGGCCACCCGCCACGACCTGCCGTTCGCCTGCAAGGGGGGCGTGTGCGGCACCTGCCGCGCGCGCGTCACCGCGGGCGAGGTCGACATGCGCCGCAACTACGCCCTCGACGACGACGAGGTCGAGCGCGGGTTCGTGCTGACCTGCCAGTCCTTCCCGGTCGGCGACGCCGTGACCGTCGACTTCGACGCGTGAGCCCGCGGTGGCCCCCGACGGAGGGCGACGAGCACCCCTGAGCACCTCGGGCCCCGGTGGGTACGACGAGACGGTGACCCCCTCGACGAAGGCCCGCCCCGCCGCCGGCACCCCCGACGCCGACCGCGCCCACGCACCCCGCCCCCACCTGTGGCTCCGCGAGGGGCTGACCGGTCTCGAGCTGGCCCACTCGGCGGCGTCGCGGCGCTACCTCGCCGGACTGCCGAGCGGCGACGGCCACCCCGTGCTCGTGCTGCCCGGCTTCCTCGCCGGCGCCAGCTCGACCGGCTTCTTGCGCGGGTTCCTGCGCAGCAAGGGCTACCGCGTCTACGACTGGGGCCAGGGTCGCAACATGGGCGTCCGGCAGGGGCTGCGAGGTCGGCTGAGCGAGCGGCTCGACCACATCGCGCAGCGCTCCGGCGAGCCGATGAGCATCGTCGGCTGGAGCGCGGGCGGCATCTACGCCCGCGAGATCGCGCGCGAGAACCCCGACCGGGTCCGCTCGGTGATCACGATGGGCACCCCGATGCGCGGCAACCTCCGGGCGACGTCGGCCTGGCCGGCGTACACGCTGCTCAACCGGGGCCGCAACGCCGTCGACCTGACGCCCGAGGTGCTCGGCAGCCGGGCGGCGCCGCTGTCCGTGCCGACCACCTGCATCTACAGCCGCTACGACGGCATCGTCGCCTGGGAGCTGTGCACCAGCCTGCCGGCGCCGACCACCGAGAACGTCGAGGTGCGCTCGACCCACCTGGGCTTCGGCCACCACCGCGCCACCCTCGCCGTCGTGGCCGACCGGCTCGCGCAGCCGGTGGGGGAGTGGCGGCCCTACGCGGGCTGAGGCCAGGTCCGCCCGACGACCTCCGCCACCGTCGCGCGAGCGGTGCGCCCGACGCCGATCAGCGTCGCGGAGGCGGGTCCGGTCCAGTCGCCGTACCCCACGAGGTGGACGCGGTGGTCGCGCTCGGCCCGGGTGCCCGACGTGCCGCCCACGGGGACCCGGCCGTCGGCGTCGCGCAGCCGCAGCGGCGCGAGGTGGCGCAGCGCCGGCCGGAAGCCGGTGCACCAGAGCACCACGTCGGCCCGCTCGGTGGTGCCGTCGGCCCAGGCGACGCCGTCGCGGGTGAGCCGCTCGAACATCGGGCGCGCGTGGAGCACCCCGCGGTCGCGGGCCTCGCGCACCTCCGGGACGACCACGACGTCGCCCAGGCCGCCGACCCCGTCGTGCGGCGTACCCCCCTCGCGGGCGCGGACCCGCGCGGTGGCCGCGTCGAAGAGGGCCCGCCCGTCCACGTCGTCGGGCAGGAACCGCGGCGGTCGCGTCGCGACCCAGGTGGTGTCGGCGACGCGGGAGACCAGGGCCAGCAGCTGGGCCGCGGAGTTGCCGCCGCCGACCACCACGACCCGCTGCCCCGCCAGCTCCTCGGGCGAGCGCAGGTCCGCGGCGTGCAGCTGGCGCCCGGCGTACAGCCCGCTCCCGGGGTACGCCGGCCGGAACGGGCGGTCCCACGTGCCGGTCGCCGACACCACCACCCGGGCCCTCACCGCCAGCCCGGGGGCACGCACGAGCAGCGGGCCGCCCGCGTCGTCGTCGGCCGCGACCACCTCGCTCACCCGGTGCGGGCGCAGCGGCGCCAGGCCGTAGCGCTGCTCGTACGCCGTCAGGTAGGCCACCACGTGGTCGCGCGGCGGGTAGCCGTCGTGGACGCCGGTCGGGTCCCGCCACGGCGGCATCATCCAGCCGGGCAGCGAGGAGTACGCCGGGGGCGAGAACAGGTGGAGGCCGTCCCACGTCCGGGGCCACGCGCCACCGGGACGGTCGGCGGCGTCGAGGAGGAGGAAGTCCTGCCGGGGGACCCGGCCGAGCCGCTGCAGGTGGTAGCCGACGGCCAGGCCCGCCTGTCCGGCCCCGACGACCACGACGGGGACCTCGAGGTGCTGCGTCCGCCCCGCCACCGAGCCAGGCTACGGCGCGGACCTCGAGGCCCGCCTGAGCCGCCGCCGCCTGGGTACGACGGGCCCATGCGCATCTTCTTCACCGGCGGCAGCGGCAAGGCCGGCCGGCACGTGGCCCCCTTCCTCGCCGACCAGGGCCACCAGGTCACCAACGCCGACCTCGTCCCGCTCGACCACCCCGGGGTCAGCGACCTGCGGGTCGACCTGACCGACGCGGGGGAGACCTGGTCGGCCCTCGCCGGCATGGCCACCTTCGAGGAGCTCGAGCACACCGAGGCGCTGCGCTACGACGCGGTCGTCCACTTCGCCGCGGTGCCGCGGATCCTGCTGACCAGCGACGCGGCGACGTACGCCACCAACGTGCTCAGCACCTACCACGTCCTCGAGGCCGCCACCCGGCTCGGGATCCCCAAGATCGTCTTCGCCTCCTCCGAGACGACCTACGGCATCTGCTTCGCCCGCGGCGAGCGCAAGCCGCTCCACGTCCCGGTCGACGAGGAGCACCCGACGGTGCCCGAGGACGCCTACGCGATGTCCAAGGTCGCGGGCGAGGTCACCGCACGCTCGTTCCAGGCCCGCACCGGCACCGACGTCTACGGGCTGCGGATCAACAACGTCATCGAGCCCCACGAGTACGCCGAGATGTTCCCGCCCTTCCTCACCGATCCCGGCCGCCGGCGCCGCAACGTCTTCGCCTACATCGACACCCGCGACCTCGGCCAGATGGTGCAGCGCTGCCTGGAGACCGACGGGCTGGGCTACCAGGTCTTCAACGTCGCCAACGCCGACATGTCCACCGCCGCCACGACCGAGCAGGTCCGCGAGCAGTTCTACGACGGCGTCGAGGTGCGCCGCGAGATGGGCCGCGACGAGACCTTCTACGCCATCGACAAGGCCCGCGAGCTGCTCGGCTTCGAGCCGCAGCACTCCTGGCGCGACGTGCTCGACGACCCGGGCGCAGGCGAGGGCTGACCCGGGCGCCCGCGCGGGCGTAGCGTGCCCAGCGGAGGAGGGGACGACCGATGCCGGGGACCCACGCGATCCGCACGCACGGGCTGGTCAAGCGGTTCGGCCGTGCCACCGCGCTCGACGGGCTCGACCTCGAGGTGGCCCGCGGGGAGGTGCACGGCTTCCTGGGCCCCAACGGCGCCGGCAAGTCGACGGCGCTGCGGGTCCTGCTCGGGCTGCTCCGCGCCGACGCCGGCACGGCCGAGCTGCTGGGCGGCGACCCGTGGCGCGACGTGGTCGAGCTGCACCGCCGGCTGGCCTACGTGCCCGGCGACGTGGTGCTGTGGCCCTCGCTGACCGGCGGCGAGGCGATCGACCTCATCGGCAACCTCCGGGGCGGCCTGGACCGGGCGCGTCGCGACGACCTCGTCGAGCGCTTCGAGCTCGACCCGACCAAGCGGGGCCGGCACTACTCCAAGGGCAACCGCCAGAAGGTCGCGATCGTCGTTGCGCTCGCAGCCGACGTCGAGCTGCTCGTCCTCGACGAGCCGACCTCGGGCCTCGACCCGCTGATGGAGGCGGCCTTCCAGGACGAGGTCGCGCGGCTGCCGGCCGAGGGCCGCACGGTGCTGCTGTCGAGCCACATCCTCGGCGAGGTGCAGGCGCTCGCCGACCGGGTGAGCATCATCCGCCGCGGCCGCGTCGTGCAGACCGGCACGCTGGCCGACCTGCGTGGGCAGACCCGGTGGGGCGTCGAGGCGGTCCTCGCCCGGCCGCCGGCCGACCCGGGCGCTCTGCCCGGCCTGCACGACGTGGTGCTCGACGACCGCGGCGGGCTGCGCGCGACCGTCGACCCCGGCGAGGTCAACCGGGCCATGGCCGCGCTGGTGGCGCACGACCTGCTCTCCATCACCGTCTCGCCGGCCTCGCTGGAGGACCTCTTCCTCCGGCAGTACGGCGATGCGCAGGCCGGCGCCACGCCGTGAGCACCCGCCTGGCCGGGGTCGGCCCGCTGCTGCGGGTCTCGCTGCGCCAGGACGCCCTGCGCACCGTGCCCTGGGTGCTGCTGGTCTGCCTGCTGCCGGTCTCCTCGGTGGTGGCCTACGACCTCGTGTTCCCCGCCGCCCGCGACCGGGCCGCGCTGGCCGCCAGCATGGGCAGCAACCCGGCGCTGTCGCTGCTGCTCGGCCCGGCCCGCGACCTGTCCACGGCCGACGGCTTCGCCGGCTGGCGCTCGGGACAGGTGGGTGCGGTGTTCGCAGGGCTGATGACGGTCCTCGTCGTGGTGCGTCACAGCCGGGCCCAGGAGGACTCCGGCCAGGCCGAGCTGCTCGCGTCCGCGGTGATGGCCCGCGGGTCGCGGCTGGCGGTCGCGCTCCTCGTCGCGGGGCTGGCCGCCGGGGCGACCGGGGTGACCTGCGCGGTCGCGACCGTGTCCGCCGGCGGCGACCCGCGGTCGTCGTGGCTGCTCGCCGCGACCTTCACCGCGTCCGGGCTGGTGTTCGCCGGCGTCGCGGCCGTCACCGCGCAGCTGGCCTCCGACGCCCGCACCGCCACGGGCCTCGCGGTCGCGGTGCTGGGCCTGTCCTACGTGCTGCGCGGCTACCTCGACGCCGCGGGAGCCCCGGCCTGGACCACCTGGCTGACGCCGCTGGGCTGGCTGGAGGCGACCCGGCCCGGAGCCGGTGACCGGCCGGCGCCGCTCCTGCTCGCCCTCGTCGCCTCGGTGGCGCTGGCCGCCGCCGCCTTCGTGCTGCAGTCCCGCCGTGACTTCGGTCAGGGCCTGCTCGCCGCGCGCACGGGCCCGGCCGAGGCCGGGTCGGTGGGCTCGCCCTGGGGCCTGGCCGTCCGGCTGCAGCGCGGACCGGTGCTGGCGTGGGTCCTCGCCGTCGTCGGGACGGGGCTGCTCCTGGGGAGCCTCACCGGCTCCGTGGGCGACCTCGTCGCCGAGAACCCCACGATGGCCGCGCTGCTGGCCTCGGGGGCGCTGAGCGCCGGCGGGCTGGCCTTCGCCTTCGTGGTCACGATGCTGCAGGTGCTCGCCCTGCTGGCGGCGGTCGCGGGCGTCCAGGTGGTGGTGCGCGCGCACGCCGAGGAGGCCGCCCACCGGCTCGAGCAGCTGCTGGCGGCCGGCCTGCGCCGGCGTACGCACCTCGCCACGCACGCGGTGATCGCGCTCGGTGCGCCGTCGCTCGCGCTGCTGCTCGCCGGCGCGGCGCTGGGGGTGGTCGCCCACGGACAGGAGCCGGACGTCGCGACCGGCGACGTGGTGCTGCAGGCCGCGGCGACCCTGCCGGCGGTGTGGCTGCTCGTCGGCCTCGCCCTCGCGGCGGTCGGCGCCGCCCCCCGCCTGCGCGCGGTCGGCTGGCTGGCCGTGGTGGGGACCTTCGTCCTCACCGTCCTGGGCCCGACGCTCGACCTGCCCGGGTGGGCGCTCGACCTGAGCCCGCTGCGCCACGTGCCCGACGTCGCGGCTCCGGGCCTCGCGTGGGGCGGCTCGGCGGCGCTGGCCGCGGTCGCGGCAGGGTTGGTCGCGGTGGCCTTCGTCGGCCTCGAGCGGCGCGACGTCGGCTAGGGGCCGGGTGGGGTCCGGCGCCTCAGACGGGCGGGGCGATCCCCTGGCGGTGCTGCTCGATCACGTCGGCGGCGAGCTGGGAGAGCTTGACGTTCATCTGCTGCGAGAGCCGCGAGAGCACCCCGAACGCCTCGGCGTCGGTGAGGTCGTGGGTCTGCATCAGCAGGCCGAGCGCGGTGCCGATGGTGCGGTTGCTCTGCAGCCCCGCCCGCATCGTCTCGGCCTCCTCGCCGTGCAGCGCGGCGGTGACCGCGACCGACGCGAACGCCGCCAGCACCGCGGCCTGGGCCATCGACTCCTCGCCGAGCGCCCCCGGGGTGCTGCTGAACAGGTTGAGCGCGCCCAGGTGGCGGCCGGCGGTGCGGAGCCGGAAGCCGCCCATGCCGCGCACGGGCGTCTCGGCCACGAGGCGGCTCGCGAGGGCCGGCCACCGGTTGGGTGCCGTGAGGTCGGCGCACAGGTGCAGGTCGGGCTCGTCGTCGCGCAGCGCGTCGAGGCAGGGCCCGTCGCCGAGCTCGAGCTCGATGGCGTCGCCGCGGCGGGCGACGTCGTCGGAGGCGGCGGCGGTGCGGCCGCGCCCGTCGGCCAGCAGCATGAGCGACGCGTGGTCGCAGCCGTCGACGACCTCGACGGCACCGCGGCACAGCACCTCGTAGGTGTCGGCCACCGACGCGGCCCGGCCGACGGCCTCGGCGAGGCGCGTGAAGGAGTCGACCAGCTCCGGGGGGTAGTCGACGGTCACGCGCACTCCTCTCGCGACGCCCGGGCACCCGGGCGACACCGGATCTTGTCACACCACGGCGTGGCGGACCGTCCGACCGGGTGTGAACGTGCCTGGAGTGGGCACCCGAGAGGTGGGCACAGATCGAGGTCTTCCTCGTCCCGCACCCCGACGCCTCCGCGGTGAAGCAGTCCGCCGCGGAGGCGTCACCCCGTCGCGACGGGCTGCGTCTGCAGCCGCGCGGGAAGGGCGCCCCACCCGCGCAGGATCCGGGTCGGCCGCCGCCGCGCCCCGGGCTCGAGGGCCAGGTCGGGGAACCGGTAGAAGACCGCGCGCAGCCCGACCTCGCCCTCCATCCGCGCCAGCGCCGCCCCGAGGCAGTAGTGGCGGCCGGACGAGAACGACACGTGGTCGCCCGCGTTGGCCCGGGCGACGTCGAACACGTCGGGGTCGGTGAAGACCTCCGGGTCGCGGTTGGCCCCGGCCAGCAGCGTGGTCACCACCGCGCCGCGGGGCACGGTCGTCCCCGCCAGCTCGGTGTCGCGCACCACGGTCCGGCCGGTCAGCAGCACCGGCGGGTCGTGCCGCAGCACCTCGTCGACGGCGTTGGGCCACAGCGCGGGGTCGTCCTGGAGGGCCCGCAGCTGGTCCGGGTGCTCGTGCAGCAGCCAGATGCCGTTGCCGAGCAGGTTGACCGTGGTCTCGAAGCCGGCGGCCAGGACCAGCCCGGCGGTGGCCTTGAGCTCCGCGTCGTCGAGACCGCGTCCGTCCTCGTCCCGGGCGGTGACGAGCTGGCTGAGGAGGTCGGCGCCGGGCGAGCGGCGTACGTCCTCGATGTGGGTGTGCAGCCACCGCTCGAACTCCGTCAGCGAGGCCTCGACCTCGCGGAAGTGGCGCCACCCCAGGCCCAGGTCGAGGCTGGGGGCGGCGCCCTCGCCGAAGCGCAGCACCCGGTCGCGGTCGGCGGCCGGCACCCCGAGGATCTCGGCGATCACCGTGACGGGCAGCAGCGCGCAGTAGCGCTCGACCAGGTCGACGGGGTGGCCGGCGCGGGCGTCGGCCCCGAGGTCGTCGAGGAGCTCGGTGGCGATCTGCTCGGTCCGCTCGCGCAGCTGCTGCACCGCGCGGGCGCTGAAGACCCGGGTGACCAGCTTGCGGTAGCGGGTGTGGTCGGGCGGCTCGGTCACCAGCAGCGACGGCGGGGTCAGCGGCCCGATGGGCGCCCGGCGTCCGGCCCACGTGGACAGCCGTCCCAGCGGGCCGGGCGCGGAGCCGATGTCGACGCCGGCGCGGACGTCGTTGCTGGTGAGCACCTCCTTCACCGTGGGGAGCGAGGCGGTGACGTAGGCGAACTGCGAGCGGTGCAGCGGGCCGTCGGCGCGGACCTCCTCGAACAGCTCGAGCGGGGCCGCGTCGCTGGAGGCGGTCGCCTCGATCAGCCGGCCGTGCAGGTCGCCGCGCTTCGCCGAGCCGCGGATCGCCCACCGCGGCAGCGCGTGGCCCAGGCCCCACCGCAGCGTGGAGGCGACCTGTCCCTCGAGTCCTGCTCGTACGCCGCTCATGTCGGGTCCCGTCCTCGTCTGCTCGATACCGTTCGGTATCCAATACCTTTCGGTATCGTGCCGCTCGTGTCAACCGTCGGTCCAGGTCGCCGCCCCCCGCGCGAGGAGGTGCGCCGCGCGCTCCTCGACGCCGCGGCGCAGGTGTTCGCCCGGCAGGGGGTCGACGGGGCCAGCGTCGGTGACGTCGCCGCCGCGGCGGGCTTCACCAAGGGCGCCGTCTACTCCAACTTCGGCAGCAAGGACGACCTGGTCGCCGCGCTCGTGGAGGACAGGGTCTCGGCCTACCTCGAGCTCGGTCTGGCCGCGGTCAGCGACACCGACGCCTCGCTCGGCGAGAAGGCCCGCGCGCTCGGCGACCGCCTGACGCGGGCCGCCGACGAGCAGCGCGACTGGCAGCTGCTCTTCCTCGAGCTGTGGCAGCGGGCCGTGCGCAGCGGCGCGGTGGACGGCGCCTTCGTCGACCGCCGGCGCGAGCTGCACGCCGCGGTCACCGACGCGGTGACCGCCCACCTCGACCAGGCCGGGGCGGAGCCGCCGCTGCCGCCCGCGGAGCTGGCCACGCTGCTGATGGCACTGTCCAACGGGCTGGCGCTGGAGCGGCAGATCGACCCCGCCGGGGTGCCCGACGACCTGTTCGGGCGGGTGCTCGCGCTG harbors:
- the paaB gene encoding 1,2-phenylacetyl-CoA epoxidase subunit PaaB, translated to MTGPGEGGEDFAAEGGHGAVPLEGVPTALGETPRGEWPLYEVFVRGKRGLNHVHVGSLHAADDEMALRHARDVYTRRNEGVSIWAVRADRIAASSPDEKDPLFAPAGDKVYRHPTFYAVPDDVPHM
- the paaA gene encoding 1,2-phenylacetyl-CoA epoxidase subunit PaaA yields the protein MSTTAPDATAPDETALVEQFEQVLARHDRIEPRDWMPEKYRATLVRQIAQHAHSEIIGMQPEGNWITRAPSLRRKAILLAKVQDEAGHGLYLYSACETLGVSRQELTEKLVSGQQKYSSIFNYPTLSYADVGTIGWLVDGAAIANQVPLCRTSYGPYGRSMIRICKEESFHQRQGYELLMTMMRGSDAQRAMVQESVDRFWWPALMMFGPPDDDSPNTAQSMAWGIKRDTNDELRQKFVDMSVPQAERLGVTLPDPDLVWNAERGHHDFGQPDWEEFRAVVTGAGPCNAQRIAHRRRAHEDGAWVRDAATAFAARSSAEPVETREARA
- the paaD gene encoding 1,2-phenylacetyl-CoA epoxidase subunit PaaD, with product MTTATRSDVGDLARSVTDPEMPMLTLEDLGVLRDVAVEDGGRVVLTITPTYSGCPAMATMRDDLVHVLHDAGHDRVEVRVRLHPAWSSDWITERGRQALRDHGLSAPGPAPRHDGPVPLTLLPVRRDLACPRCGSDAVALTSEFGPTACKAMYRCTSCAEPFEHVKEI
- a CDS encoding esterase/lipase family protein produces the protein MTPSTKARPAAGTPDADRAHAPRPHLWLREGLTGLELAHSAASRRYLAGLPSGDGHPVLVLPGFLAGASSTGFLRGFLRSKGYRVYDWGQGRNMGVRQGLRGRLSERLDHIAQRSGEPMSIVGWSAGGIYAREIARENPDRVRSVITMGTPMRGNLRATSAWPAYTLLNRGRNAVDLTPEVLGSRAAPLSVPTTCIYSRYDGIVAWELCTSLPAPTTENVEVRSTHLGFGHHRATLAVVADRLAQPVGEWRPYAG
- a CDS encoding ABC transporter ATP-binding protein, with the translated sequence MPGTHAIRTHGLVKRFGRATALDGLDLEVARGEVHGFLGPNGAGKSTALRVLLGLLRADAGTAELLGGDPWRDVVELHRRLAYVPGDVVLWPSLTGGEAIDLIGNLRGGLDRARRDDLVERFELDPTKRGRHYSKGNRQKVAIVVALAADVELLVLDEPTSGLDPLMEAAFQDEVARLPAEGRTVLLSSHILGEVQALADRVSIIRRGRVVQTGTLADLRGQTRWGVEAVLARPPADPGALPGLHDVVLDDRGGLRATVDPGEVNRAMAALVAHDLLSITVSPASLEDLFLRQYGDAQAGATP
- the paaC gene encoding 1,2-phenylacetyl-CoA epoxidase subunit PaaC; translation: MSEHESVYDGLLGGDDSQWAFGTSFEDPLAGVDTTVPDGVDAGALAAYCLMLGDDALVHSHRLSQWASNAPDLEEDIALSNVALDLLGQARLLLARAAAADPDLVPALPEGSPVPPEDALAFFRDEAAFRNVRLAEQENGDFAATVVRLLLLSSHRLALLQRLVASSDQVLAAIAAKGVKELTYHRDYAGRWFLTLAQGTAESRRRLLAGLALVWPLRAELARTHPVERLVAEQGVGVDPASVTDEVDVLLEQVFSVSGVERPGLPATGTVAGGAGREGRHSEAMGRLLAEMQVVARAHPTGLW
- a CDS encoding ArsO family NAD(P)H-dependent flavin-containing monooxygenase — protein: MAGRTQHLEVPVVVVGAGQAGLAVGYHLQRLGRVPRQDFLLLDAADRPGGAWPRTWDGLHLFSPPAYSSLPGWMMPPWRDPTGVHDGYPPRDHVVAYLTAYEQRYGLAPLRPHRVSEVVAADDDAGGPLLVRAPGLAVRARVVVSATGTWDRPFRPAYPGSGLYAGRQLHAADLRSPEELAGQRVVVVGGGNSAAQLLALVSRVADTTWVATRPPRFLPDDVDGRALFDAATARVRAREGGTPHDGVGGLGDVVVVPEVREARDRGVLHARPMFERLTRDGVAWADGTTERADVVLWCTGFRPALRHLAPLRLRDADGRVPVGGTSGTRAERDHRVHLVGYGDWTGPASATLIGVGRTARATVAEVVGRTWPQPA
- the paaE gene encoding 1,2-phenylacetyl-CoA epoxidase subunit PaaE; its protein translation is MTSVRVRARFHELRVAAVERLTDDAAAITFEVPEELRAAYAFEAGQSLTLRRTVEGQEHRRSYSICAPAGARPRVGVREVPDGLFSRWLVRELRVGDVVEVQTPTGSFRADPATPGRHLCIAAGSGITPMLSIASSVLAHPESRVTLLYGNRTTGSVMFAEELADLKNRHGAQLDLVHVLSREPRDVELFSGRLDAQRLRTLLTVLVPVDDLDHVWLCGPFGMVADARAVLEELGVPADRVHVELFYVDEPPPELERPDAVVEGETSEVTVVLDGRSTTAPMSTGASVLDGAAATRHDLPFACKGGVCGTCRARVTAGEVDMRRNYALDDDEVERGFVLTCQSFPVGDAVTVDFDA
- a CDS encoding NAD-dependent epimerase/dehydratase family protein; this translates as MRIFFTGGSGKAGRHVAPFLADQGHQVTNADLVPLDHPGVSDLRVDLTDAGETWSALAGMATFEELEHTEALRYDAVVHFAAVPRILLTSDAATYATNVLSTYHVLEAATRLGIPKIVFASSETTYGICFARGERKPLHVPVDEEHPTVPEDAYAMSKVAGEVTARSFQARTGTDVYGLRINNVIEPHEYAEMFPPFLTDPGRRRRNVFAYIDTRDLGQMVQRCLETDGLGYQVFNVANADMSTAATTEQVREQFYDGVEVRREMGRDETFYAIDKARELLGFEPQHSWRDVLDDPGAGEG